From the Motacilla alba alba isolate MOTALB_02 chromosome Z, Motacilla_alba_V1.0_pri, whole genome shotgun sequence genome, one window contains:
- the SPAG8 gene encoding sperm-associated antigen 8 → MEQGAGGCGGSGPGCGQRGPVGGALRSHAGPRCHGERPPFRVQGGEPLSDVLVERLPCRGETLTTTTKRLHEMSDTAKPPQEIADTDELPTVALPVVPSRVPSPETGKDPSEIKLPPWLGKWGTSPKEQSPTTVPALPPTPPTPAEKPSQSVPQRSCVTHDWQKEVIVDPLDSRPGKDLGSEDLQRGYDGLPIHQLLSSLTDSSPPKDCPPLRAVLLGQGQRKAALASMLYEKYSKETEEEIRPRPRCMESISTTHHDYRAMGFQSTPQPTTQRHNYLTEQPTSFWLEQARGLPGVTALFGRNIPFKRNADFSTPITMYLGHPEPFSLCDPYDPLSRQLQPHK, encoded by the exons ATGGAGCAGGGAGCCGGCGGCTGCGGGGGGAGCGGCCCCGGCTGCGGGCAGCGAGGCCCCGTGGG GGGCGCCCTGAGAAGCCATGCAGGTCCCAGGTGCCATGGGGAGAGGCCACCGTTCAGGGTCCAGGGTGGTGAGCCCCTGTCTGATGTGCTCGTGGAGAGGCTCCCCTGCCGTGGGGAGACGCTTACAACCACCACCAAGAGGCTCCATGAGATGTCAGACACAGCCAAGCCACCCCAGGAGATAGCAGACACAGATGAACTGCCTACTGTGGCCCTACCAGTCGTGCCCAGCAGGGTGCCATCCCCAGAGACTGGGAAGGATCCCTCTGAGATCAAGCTGCCTCCCTGGCTTGGAAAGTGGGGGACCAGCCCCAAGGAGCAGTCCCCCACCACAGTGCCGGCgctgccccccaccccacccaCACCAGCAGAGAAGCCCAGCCAGTCGGTGCCCCAGCGGAGCTGTGTGACCCATGACTGGCAGAAGGAG GTAATCGTGGATCCCCTGGACTCTCGgccagggaaggatttgggcAGTGAGGACTTACAGCGTGGCTACGATGGACTGCCGATCCACCAGCTTCTCTCCTCACTCACTGACAGCTCCCCCCCGAAGGACTGCCCACCCCTCAGGGCCGTGCTGCTGGGGCAAG ggcagcGGAAGGCCGCATTGGCATCCATGCTCTACGAGAAATACAG TaaggagacagaggaggagATCCGTCCCCGCCCGAGGTGCATGGAATCTATCTCCACCACGCACCACGACTACCGTGCCATGGGTTTCCAGTCCACACCCCAGCCCACCACCCAG CGTCACAATTACCTAACGGAGCAGCCAACCAGCTTCTGGCTGGAGCAAGCCCGCGGGCTGCCG ggtGTCACTGCCCTCTTCGGCAGAAACATTCCCTTCAAGAGGAATGCAGACTTCTCCACTCCCATTACCATGTACTTAGGGCATCCCGAGCCCTTCAGCCTCTGTGACCCCTATGACCCCCTGAGcagacagctccagccccacaaGTAA
- the NPR2 gene encoding atrial natriuretic peptide receptor 2: MAPPLPLPLLALLLLPVPTGAGRRAATPDGAPANLTVAVVLPERNVSYAWAWPRVGPALSLALEALERGEPPLLPRPFSVRVEFMSSELEGACSEYVAPLNAVDLKLYHDPDVLFGPGCVYPAASVGRFASHWRLPLITGGAVAAGFSRKREHYSTTVRTGPSAPKLGAFVSHLHAHFNWSARAVLLYVDRKTDDRPYYFTVEGVYQELQDGNNLTVTVHIYSPEEGGPDTAVHFIKANGRVVYLCGPPEMLRQIMQLAQQENLTNGDYVFFYLDVFGESLRGDSARDPFKPWQESPGQDSGLREAFQMVLVITYYEPQNPEYQHFQTQLILRAKQKFGVQLNYSLMNLVAGCFYDGMLLYAMVLNETLREGGSKKNATHIIEKMRDRKFQGVTGLVSMDSNNDRDTDFNLWAMSDPKTGQYEVVGHYSGVEKQIHWLGRPIPWVKGAPPLDNPPCVFDEDDPSCEKTPLSMLAIVALGTGLTFVMFGISSFLIFRKLMLEKELASMLWRIRWDELQFGSPERYHKAAGSRLTLSLRGSSYGSLMTTHGKYQIFANTGHFKGNVVAIKHINKKRIELTRQVLFELKHMRDIQFNHLTRFIGACIDPPNICIITEYCPRGSLQDVLENESINLDWMFRYSLINDIVKGMAFLHNSIIGHHGSLKSSNCVVDSRFVLKITDYGLASFRSPSDNEDTHALYAKKLWTAPELLQKGHLPTPGMQKADVYSFGIIVQEVALRNGPFYIEGMDLSPKEIVQKVRNSQKPFFRPSIDIGVHSEELAVLMERCWAQEPAERPDFSQIKIFIRRFNKEGSTSILDNLLSRMEQYANNLEKLVEERTQAYLEEKRKAENLLYQILPHSVAEQLKRGETVRAEAFDSVTIYFSDIVGFTALSAESTPMQVVMLLNDLYTCFDAIIDNFDVYKVETIGDAYMVVSGLPVRNGKLHAREIVRMALALLEAVKTFKIRHRPNDQLHLRIGIHTGPVCAGVVGLKMPRYCLFGDTVNTASRMESNGQALKIHVSSATKEVLDEFGCFELELRGDVEMKGKGKMRTYWLLGERKDP, translated from the exons ATGGCtccgccgctgccgctgccgctgctggcgctgctgctgctgccggtACCGacgggcgcggggcggcgggcggcgacCCCCGACGGGGCGCCCGCCAACTTGACGGTGGCGGTGGTGCTGCCGGAGCGCAACGTGAGCTACGCGTGGGCTTGGCCGCGCGTGGGTCCGGCGCTCAGCCTGGCGCTGGAAGCGCTGGAGCGGGGCgagccgccgctgctgccgcggCCCTTCTCGGTGCGCGTCGAGTTCATGAGCTCGGAGCTGGAGGGCGCCTGCTCCGAGTACGTGGCACCGCTCAACGCCGTGGACCTGAAGCTCTACCACGACCCCGACGTGCTGTTCGGGCCGGGCTGCGTGTACCCCGCCGCGTCCGTGGGGCGCTTCGCCTCTCACTGGCGGCTGCCCCTCATCACCGGCGGGGCGGTGGCCGCGGGTTTCAGCCGCAAAAGGGAGCACTACAGCACGACGGTGCGCACCGGGCCCTCGGCGCCCAAACTGGGCGCCTTCGTCTCCCACCTCCACGCGCACTTCAACTGGAGCGCCCGCGCCGTGCTCCTCTACGTGGACCGCAAGACCGACGACCGACCCTACTACTTCACCGTCGAGGGTGTctaccaggagctgcaggatggcaACAACCTCACCGTCACCGTCCACATCTACTCCCCCGAGGAGGGCGGCCCCGACACCGCCGTCCACTTCATCAAAGCCAACGGGCGCG TGGTGTATCTCTGTGGGCCGCCAGAGATGCTGCGGCAGATCATGCAGCTGGCGCAACAGGAGAACCTCACCAATGGCGACTACGTCTTCTTCTACCTGGATGTCTTCGGGGAGAGCCTGCGGGGTGACTCTGCCCGTGACCCCTTCAAGCCCTGGCAGGAGAGCCCGGGCCAGGACTCCGGACTGCGTGAGGCTTTCCAG ATGGTGCTGGTGATCACCTACTATGAGCCCCAAAACCCTGAGTACCAGCATTTCCAAACCCAGCTCATCCTGCGAGCTAAGCAGAAATTTGGGGTGCAGCTCAACTACTCCCTG ATGAACCTGGTGGCGGGCTGTTTCTATGATGGGATGCTGCTGTACGCCATGGTGCTGAATGAGACTCTGCGTGAGGGTGGCTCCAAGAAAAACGCCACCCACATCATCGAGAAGATGCGGGATCGCAAGTTCCAGG GCGTCACAGGGCTTGTGAGCATGGATAGCAACAATGACCGGGACACTGACTTCAACCTATGGGCCATGAGCGACCCCAAGACCGGGCAGTATGAG GTGGTGGGACACTACTCAGGTGTGGAGAAGCAAATCCACTGGCTGGGACGACCCATCCCCTGGGTGAAGGGGGCTCCTCCCTTGGACAACCCTCCCTGTGTCTTTGATGAAGATGACCCTTCCTGTGAGAAAA cccccctcTCTATGCTGGCCATCGTGGCTTTGGGCACTGGCCTCACCTTTGTCATGTTTGGCATCTCCAGCTTCCTCATCTTCAG GAAGCTGATGCTGGAGAAGGAGCTTGCCAGCATGCTCTGGAGGATCCGCTGGGATGAGCTGCAGTTTGGAAGTCCCGAGCGGTACCACAaggcagcgggcagccggcTCACCTTGTCCCTG cGTGGCTCCAGCTATGGCTCTCTGATGACCACCCATGGCAAGTACCAGATCTTCGCCAACACCGGCCACTTCAAG GGCAATGTTGTGGCCATTAAGCACATCAACAAGAAGCGCATCGAGTTGACGCGGCAGGTGCTCTTTGAGCTAAAGCAT ATGCGAGACATCCAGTTCAACCACCTGACCCGCTTCATCGGGGCGTGCATCGACCCCCCCAACATCTGCATCATCACCGAGTACTGCCCACGGGGCAGCTTGCAG GATGTCCTGGAGAACGAGAGCATCAACCTGGACTGGATGTTTCGCTACTCCCTCATCAATGACATTGTCAAG GGAATGGCCTTCCTGCACAACAGCATCATTGGCCATCACGGCAGCCTCAAGTCATCCAACTGCGTGGTGGACAGCCGCTTTGTGCTGAAGATCACCGACTATGGCCTGGCCAGCTTCCGCTCGCCCAGCGACAATGAGGACACACATGCACTCTATGCCA AGAAGCTATGGAcagcaccagagctgctgcagaagggacACCTGCCCACCCCGGGCATGCAGAAAGCTGATGTCTACAGCTTCGGCATCATCGTGCAGGAGGTTGCTTTGCGCAACGGCCCCTTCTACATCGAGGGCATGGACCTGAGCCCTAAAG AGATCGTGCAGAAGGTGCGTAACAGCCAGAAGCCCTTCTTCCGCCCCTCCATCGACATCGGGGTGCACAgtgaggagctggcagtgctgatgGAACGCTGCTGGGCGCAGGAGCCGGCTGAGCGCCCTGACTTCAGTCAGATCAAGATCTTCATCCGTAGATTCAACAA GGAGGGAAGCACCAGCATCCTGGACAACCTGCTGTCGCGCATGGAACAGTATGCCAACAACCTGGAGAAGCTGGTGGAAGAGAGGACACAGGCTTACCTGGAGGAGAAGCGCAAGGCAGAGAACCTCCTCTACCAGATTCTGCCCCA TtctgtggcagagcagctgaagcGTGGAGAGACAGTGCGGGCTGAGGCTTTCGACAGTGTCACCATCTACTTCAGTGACATCGTGGGCTTTACTGCCCTCTCGGCAGAGAGCACTCCCATGCAG GTCGTGATGCTACTGAATGATCTCTACACTTGCTTTGATGCCATTATCGACAATTTTGACGTCTACAAG GTGGAGACCATTGGAGATGCCTACATGGTGGTCTCGGGGCTGCCGGTGCGCAATGGGAAGCTGCATGCCCGTGAGATTGTCCGGatggccctggccctgctcgAGGCTGTCAAAACCTTCAAGATCCGTCACCGTCCTAACGACCAGCTCCACCTGCGCATCGGCATACACACCG gtcCCGTGTGTGCCGGAGTGGTGGGTCTGAAGATGCCACGGTACTGCCTCTTTGGGGACACGGTGAACACCGCATCCCGCATGGAATCCAACGGCCAGG CCCTGAAGATCCATGTCTCATCTGCCACCAAAGAAGTCCTGGATGAGTTTGGCTGCTTTGAGCTGGAGCTACGTGGCGATGTAGAAATGAAG GGCAAGGGAAAGATGCGGACATACTGGCTGCTGGGCGAGAGGAAAGACCCTTAA